TGATGAGGTCGCCTTCGTTTTCCCGGTCGGGGTCATCGACCACGATGACCATCTTCCCGGACGCGATGTCCCCGATGGCGGATTCGATCGGTGCGAATTCCATGCGATTGATTCTACGCGGATTTGCCTGTCTGCGGCTCGGCCGAACACCAAGACCTAGCAAGGGAGCCCCGGACCGCTGAGGCCCGAGGCTCCGATGGGGAGGTAGCGTCCGTTAGAACTGCACGTCTCGAGTGACCTCGGCGACGGCGTTGTTCTTGTAGGAGCCGAACTTGATCGACTTCTTGTCCCCGGGCCGAACCTTTTGCATCTCGGCCACGAACGACGGCGCATCCTTGATCGGCTTGCCGCCGAACTCCCGAATCACGTCGCCCACTTTGAGCCCCAGCCTCTCAGCCATCGAACCCGGCGCGACCTGCGTCACAACCGCTCCTGATACCGACTCGGGAATGCCGTACTGCGTCCGCTGGGTCGGACCGACGGTTTCGATCCCGACTCCAAGTACAGGGCGGTCTCCTTGCGACCGCGGTACGCGCTCCCCTTGGGGCGGCTGGAAGTCTCGCATGAACTCCTCGATATTCGGGGGCAGGCCTTGATTCGGACTCCCGAAGTCGGGGTTCCGATTGGGTGCGACGCTGGCCTCGAGTTTCGGAGGGTCACCCAGCACGACCTGCGCCGACTTGCGCTGTCCGTTCCGAATGTACTCGACCTTCACGTCGGCTTTCGGTTCAAAGCGGAGCATGGCGTTCCGCAGGTCTTGCTGCGTGCGAATCGGCATCGATCCGATCTGGATGATGATATCGCCTTGCTTGAGGCCCGCTTTGGACGCCGGACCGTCGTTGGGAATCTCATCCACAACCGCTCCGCCCTCGACGCCAAGCTCTTTCTTCTGGAACTCCTTGAGGTTCACGGGGCGAACGCCGATGTAGGCGCGCGTGACTTTGCCTTTCTCGATCAGCATGTCGGCGATCATGCGCGCTTGGTTCGAAGGGATGGCGAAGCCGATCCCCACGCTTCCCCCGGTGCCGCTGTAGATCGCAGTGTTGATGCCGACGACCTGCCCGTCGACGTTCAAGAGCGGGCCGCCGGAGTTGCCCATGTTGATCGAAGCGTCGGTCTGAATGAGGTCGGGATAGAACCTCGCAGAGCCTTGGCGCATGTCAGGGACGATGCTCTCACGGCCGATGGCGCTGATATGGCCGATCGTCGTCGAGTTTTCGAATCCGAACGGCGAGCCCACGGCGATCGCGAATTGGCCCGGACGGACCGCGTCGCTATTGCCGAACTGGACAGTCGGGAGGTCGGACGCTTGAATCTTCACGACGGCGATGTCGATGTCCTCAGCCTTGATGACCTTGCCCGGAAACGAACGCCCATCGTTGAGGGTCACCGTCACGGTATCGAAGCTATCGACGACGTGAGCGTTCGTAACGATGTATCCGTCGGATCGAAAGATCACGCCGGAGCCTTCGCCGCTCGCCATCGCGCTTGTCAGCCCTTGGCTGCGGTCGCCGCCCGTTCGAATATGAACGACCGCCTTCGAAGCGTAATCGACGATGCTCGCAAAAGCTTCGTCGAGGGAGCGGAGCATATCCAGCTTGGGCGCTTCGAGGTTCGACGCTGGCATCGCAACGGCAGGCTTCTCGGCTTGGGCGGGGCTGATGACCTTGCCCGATTGGATCGAGGCAAAGGTGACCGCGCCGATGACGGCGCCGATCAACAGCATGACGTAAGCAGACTTCCCGGATCGGGTTTTCCTCGCATTCATGACTTCTTGACTCCTGAGACCTTTGAATACGCCGCGTGAAACTCCACCTTACGCTGGCCGGAAGTTCAGTTCAGCTTCCAGAATCCAAAGCGCGGCGATGTTCCGTACAACGATGAAGCGAACCTGGGGCGTTCCCAGGTGGGACCAAGGGGCCCACCGTTTGCTTTGACGAACGCTTCCAAAATGCGTTTCCGAACGGCCTCGGGGATATCTCCCGATACGGAGATCGCCACGCCGGACGCGGTCATCTGGTGGTCTCGCCCGCCGCGAGATTCGCGGACCTCGGTCCGCATCTTCGACTGCATCACGGTGGAGAACACCAGCCCATCCGTAATCCGAACAGCGAGGAATTGCCTTTCCTCAGGGCCGGCGATTTCGGAAAACAGCAATTCGAAACCGTCGGGGAGCGCCTTGGGAATCACCGGGCGAAAACCGAGCAGCGATTCGGGGTTGCGAACGGATTCGAGCGGCTTCGGGTCGTCCAAGGTAATTTTTCGGACGTTGCCGGCAGCGGTTATCTCGAAAGTTTCGGAGGGGATCGACCGGGGATAGGAGATCGACTTGGTGTCCATCAGCACGACCTCATCGTCGTTCGGGGGCTTGATCTCCAATTTGAGGAGCGTGTTGCGAAATGGGTCGATCGAATACTCGCGAATCGGCATGTCGGTCGATTTCGGTTTTGCTACCACCACCAGCACCTTCCGGCCGGCGACCTCGACATCGCGAACTAGCTCGAAGCTGTAGTTGCGCGCGGCGAGCTTGATCCGCTCTTGAGGGTCTTGCTGCTTGACACGGGGCGACATCTGAACCATCAGGCGGTTTTCGTCCGGGTGATAATTGGTCCAGGTCTTGCCGTCGTCCACGCTCACCATGCCCTGCATCGAAATCGGCTGGAGAAGCGTGTACTTGATCCTGCCTTTGGAGTCTTGCTCGACCTTGAACTGCATCACGTTGCGGCTGCCCGGCCCCCGGCGATGCTCGACGATGGCGGAATACGTGACGTACCGGCCCTTGTCGAGATAGCGGAGCAAGAGGTCTTCAGGGCCGAGGTCGAATCGAGCTCCCAAGGGCGCGGCGAGGATTCCGAGCGCGATCAGGGCTCCAAACGCCAGTCTGGAAACTAAGGAGCCGATCATAGGATCACCCTAGGGGCCGCCACCGTACGAAACCGGTAGAACCATCGGCCGACCCCCGAGCGGATCGGCTCCGGCTACGTAGGCTTCATCTCTGGCTACTTCAAACTTCATTTCCTCGCCCAAGTTCGCTTCTGCGGTTCGCTCTTGCGATCCGTACGGCAGGAACCAGATTGCGAATACGAAAGATGCGGCCGCCGCCGCCGTGCCCACCAATCGAAACCGCAGGCCGAGTGAGAGGGGCCTTCGCGAGGTGGACGCGCGGACGTTCTGGAGGATGCGGTCTTCCAGCCCCAAGGGCGTCTCGATAGGCAAGGGTACTGCAAGGTGCTCCTTGATCTCTCGAATCTGTTCGAGCTCGCGACGACACGCCGGGCAAGAGCGCAAGTGGTCCTGGATTCGGATCATCTCCGAGCCGGTCAGCTCAGAATCGGAATACGCCGAAAGAAGGGATCGAGTCCGGCTACACAACACCGCTCTCACCTCCATACTGCGCCGGGCATCGCTTTCTGAGGAGCCGTTTGAGTTGCTTTCGGCCCCGGTGAATTCGAGAACGCACGGTGCCGACGGAAGTGCCCATGATCGAAGCGATCTCTTCGTAGGCCATCCCTTCGACATCGGCCAGCAGAACCGCCGTCCGAAACTCGGGGTTCATCGCTTGAAGCCCGGCTTCGACGTGTTCGCCCATCGCGTTCTGCATGAGTTCGGCTTCGGGCGAAGCTTCGTCGTCAGGGATCTCCAGGGTCGTGGTTCCGCCGAACACCGTCTGCTCCAAGCTGGTTGTCCGGAGCCGTCCACGCCGCCGAACCGTATCGACGTGCGCGTTGCTCATGATCCGGTAGAGCCAATTCAGAAACGGGAGGTCTTCGTCGTAGCGATGAAAAAACCGGTACGCGCGGAGGTACGTCTCCTGGACAAGGTCTTCTGCGTCCGTGGAGTTGCCAGTCAGCCGATAGGCGAACCCGTAGGCGCTTCGGAACGAATCCTTCACAAGAGATTCGAACCGTTCCTTCTGATTCTCGTCAGATCGGCTTAGCGCGCGTGTCAAGCTTTGGACCATTTCTCTTCCAGCCGCATCTACCTACGCATTGCAGACGCGTCACAGTTCCTGCCTGCGATCTGTTAGTTTACACCGAATTCTACGAAGTTCGGCCTAGGGGCTTCACCGGAGCGCTCCCACGATGGTGGTGCAAAGGGCATCGAACTCCAGCGAAGGCTGAACGTTACCTTCGACCTTGCGATGCGATTCCAGCACGTGCTGGACGGCTTGCGAGCGCCAGCCGACCTCGACGGCCCACAGAGCGACCGCTTCTAAGACCCAGCAATGAGCCGTTCGGGAAGGGACGGAGTCGTCGTCGGCAAGCTGCTTGGCGATCTCCCGCCAACTCTCCGAAACGCTGAGCGCCGCCGACCTAGGCCGCTGGGGCAGGCTCTCGAGCGATTCGGCGAGCGAGCGCCAAGACTCTTTGCGCGAGCGCAACCGCTCCAGTCGAGTCCGCGAGCCGAGGGCCCAAAGCTCCTCCCAGTTCTCCAACACGCCGAAGTCTTGGGCAAGCTCCTGTGGCGTCCCCACCTCGCACGGCACTCCGATCGCCCGCGAAGCGATGGTCGGTAGAACGGCGGAATAGTGCTGCGTGGTGAGGACGAAGCGGCTTCTTTCGGGCGGCTCTTCGAGGATCTTGAGGAACGAATTGGCGGCGTCCAGACCCAGCCGATCGACGTCGGCCATCCAAATCACCTTGTTGCGCGCCGACAGCGGAGGAGTCCGCAAGAACTCGGATACTGGGTACTCGTCCGATTCCTTCGCAGGGCGGATCGATTGCTTGCGGATGAGGCGGCTTTTTCCGCTCGGCGCGATTCGCAAGAGATCGACCGCCGCGTCTCGGCTGAACTGCATACAAGGCTTGCACTCGCCGCACGCACCGTCCTCTCTCGGCTGGGCGCAAAGCCACCCTTGAGCAAGCTCAGCGGCAAAGCTGTCGCGCTGTCCACCCTCCTCACCATAAAGCAGGACCGCATGAATCGAGGAGTCGTCGCCGATCGCCCTTTCCAGCAATCTGCCAAAGGGGGTTCGATTCCGACCTGCAGGAGGCTCAGAAACGCTCGAATCTTTCGACATTCAACACAAACACCACGGCCCCACCGACCGGAACCTTTACCGGGCTCGTCAGGAAAGCCCCCGTAGGAGCCGCCTCCAAGGGCATCACGTTCAAAAGCTGCTCGCGAGCTTGGCAATTCTGCTCGATCAGGTTCAACAGCGCGGGCGTATCCTCCTCGCCGACCCCCACGAGAATCGTCGTGTTGCCTTCCCGAAGGAATCCGCCCGTCGAACTGATAACGGTGAACTTGTAGCCAGCCCGGATCATCTCATCGGTGACCTTGTTCTTATCGCGGCTATGGACGACACAGACGACGAGCTTCACGCGGCACTATTATAACGGCTCGGCCCCTTGGGCACAAATCGGCCCTCAGTAGAGGCGGGCGGCGTTCCTTAGAGGTTCAAACGCCTCGCATTCCTCGTCCATTCGCTCCTGCACGGCTTTCAGGTTCCCGCGGCCCTCGACGGCCTCTCGCAAAAACGAATGCCCGGCAAGGATGTCGATCGGCATCTTCTCGGCTTCGTACTCGTAGGGCGGTGGAAGCCACCCGAAATCGTCTGGGTAAGCCTGGGCGACTTCGAGCAACAGTGCCGCAGTCGTAAGCACAGGGCGAAACGCTTGGCGGTCCGTAACGTGCGTGAAAACCCCTTGGCATACCTTGTCGTGATGTTTCTGAAAGGTCGGCAAGAACTGGTACGGCCGGAAGACCACTCCAGGGAGCCCGATTCGATTGAGGGTCTCGGCCAGCCGCCAGCCGTCAATGTAGGGCGCCCCCACGATCTCGAAGGGGCGAGTGGTTCCTCGCCCTTCGCTCAGGAGCGTGCCCTCGATCAAGCAAGCGCCAGGATAGACGAGCGCGGTTTCGAGGCAAGGCATATTGGGCGAGGGCATCACCCAGGGGATCCCGGTTCGGTCCAGGAAGTCCGCGCGATCCCAGCCCACGACTCGCAGCACTTCGAGTTCCGGCCGGGCGAACCCCGTCTGAAAGAACATCTGAGCGATCTCTCCCAAGGTCATCCCGTGTCGCTGAGGCATCGGATGCAGCCCCACGAAGCTCGAAAACTCGGGATTGAGAACGAACCCTTCCGCCCTCGCGCCCCCGATCGGGTTCGGGCGGTCGAGAACGAGCACGGGGATATCCGCCCGCTCGCAGGCCCTCATGCAAAGCCCCAGAGTCCAAATGAAGGTGTAGTACCTCGACCCGATGTCGGGCAGGTCCGCGACGAACAAATCGATGCCTTCGAGCCAGTTCGGCTGGGGTTCGCGCCGCTCGCCGTAGAGCGAGTAGAACGGCAACCCCGTGCGGGGGTCCGAATAGCCCTCCCACTCGATCATGTTGTCCTGCGTGTGGCCCCAAATTCCGTGCTGTGGTCCGAACACCGCGACCACCTCGCATTCCAGCTCGCGGCTCCTCGACAGGAGCGCGTCGAGCAGCGGGACGAAAGAGGTCGTAACCGTCGCCTGGTTGCAGAGCAGTCCGATGCGCCGCCCCCGGATCAAGTGCGTATGGTCAGTGAGAAGACGGTCGATGCCTGGAATCGCCTGGCTCATGG
The genomic region above belongs to Candidatus Nitrosymbiomonas proteolyticus and contains:
- a CDS encoding protease S1 periplasmic serine protease — encoded protein: MNARKTRSGKSAYVMLLIGAVIGAVTFASIQSGKVISPAQAEKPAVAMPASNLEAPKLDMLRSLDEAFASIVDYASKAVVHIRTGGDRSQGLTSAMASGEGSGVIFRSDGYIVTNAHVVDSFDTVTVTLNDGRSFPGKVIKAEDIDIAVVKIQASDLPTVQFGNSDAVRPGQFAIAVGSPFGFENSTTIGHISAIGRESIVPDMRQGSARFYPDLIQTDASINMGNSGGPLLNVDGQVVGINTAIYSGTGGSVGIGFAIPSNQARMIADMLIEKGKVTRAYIGVRPVNLKEFQKKELGVEGGAVVDEIPNDGPASKAGLKQGDIIIQIGSMPIRTQQDLRNAMLRFEPKADVKVEYIRNGQRKSAQVVLGDPPKLEASVAPNRNPDFGSPNQGLPPNIEEFMRDFQPPQGERVPRSQGDRPVLGVGIETVGPTQRTQYGIPESVSGAVVTQVAPGSMAERLGLKVGDVIREFGGKPIKDAPSFVAEMQKVRPGDKKSIKFGSYKNNAVAEVTRDVQF
- a CDS encoding RNA polymerase factor sigma-70, with product MVQSLTRALSRSDENQKERFESLVKDSFRSAYGFAYRLTGNSTDAEDLVQETYLRAYRFFHRYDEDLPFLNWLYRIMSNAHVDTVRRRGRLRTTSLEQTVFGGTTTLEIPDDEASPEAELMQNAMGEHVEAGLQAMNPEFRTAVLLADVEGMAYEEIASIMGTSVGTVRSRIHRGRKQLKRLLRKRCPAQYGGESGVV
- a CDS encoding DNA polymerase III sbuunit delta'; this encodes MLERAIGDDSSIHAVLLYGEEGGQRDSFAAELAQGWLCAQPREDGACGECKPCMQFSRDAAVDLLRIAPSGKSRLIRKQSIRPAKESDEYPVSEFLRTPPLSARNKVIWMADVDRLGLDAANSFLKILEEPPERSRFVLTTQHYSAVLPTIASRAIGVPCEVGTPQELAQDFGVLENWEELWALGSRTRLERLRSRKESWRSLAESLESLPQRPRSAALSVSESWREIAKQLADDDSVPSRTAHCWVLEAVALWAVEVGWRSQAVQHVLESHRKVEGNVQPSLEFDALCTTIVGALR
- a CDS encoding cyclic-di-AMP receptor — encoded protein: MKLVVCVVHSRDKNKVTDEMIRAGYKFTVISSTGGFLREGNTTILVGVGEEDTPALLNLIEQNCQAREQLLNVMPLEAAPTGAFLTSPVKVPVGGAVVFVLNVERFERF